The Lysinibacillus pakistanensis genome includes a window with the following:
- a CDS encoding methyl-accepting chemotaxis protein → MKFKSISKRIVFSFSIVVTIVILYIGYNFYSVKLSNSATEQIIEEDLHLLITDYELASTISLRIAAARGYVLSGDEKYKHIFNDNVERALKNEKIRLALSESAEFNNFATMAKEWSSYVEKNVFDVYDQGNIEMATKNLATMDTKATEIREGYEGLAENRKQSITTVGTDIITAGDNKQITGIIVGIILVVVSIGIAIISARVISRPIITVTNRMQRITDGDLSEPALVVKSSDEIGQLTEATNTMSDILNRFLGHIQRVSNDVAAHSEELMQSATEVKTGTQQIVSTVTEIAGGTELQASNASDVATNMMEFNTKMTDVNNSSKYVYQYSQDVMALTKEGKSLMNASTEQMTSIHVIVKDAVQKVDGLSKQTQNISKLVAVIQDIAAQTNLLALNAAIEAARAGEHGKGFAVVADEVRKLAEQVAVSVDDITEIVQKVQLDAQTVTASLENGYGEVEKGTTQIASTNETFNQITEAVSSMSINIDNMSTKLEEVVQNTASIHKSVDEIAAVSEQSAAGIQEASATIEQAATSMDEIQYSSANLAEMAENLNDIIQKFKLSN, encoded by the coding sequence ATGAAATTTAAGTCAATTAGTAAAAGAATTGTTTTTTCCTTTAGCATTGTAGTAACAATAGTGATTTTGTACATAGGATACAATTTTTATTCAGTTAAACTGAGCAATAGTGCAACAGAGCAAATTATTGAAGAGGACTTACACCTTTTAATTACCGACTACGAACTCGCATCAACGATTAGCCTAAGAATTGCGGCAGCGAGAGGTTATGTGCTTTCGGGTGATGAAAAATATAAGCATATTTTCAATGATAATGTTGAACGTGCATTAAAAAATGAAAAAATTCGTTTAGCCCTATCAGAATCAGCAGAGTTTAACAACTTTGCGACAATGGCCAAGGAATGGAGTAGCTATGTTGAAAAAAATGTCTTTGATGTCTATGATCAGGGCAATATCGAAATGGCGACTAAAAACTTAGCTACTATGGATACAAAGGCTACTGAAATAAGAGAAGGCTATGAAGGCTTAGCAGAAAATCGTAAGCAATCCATAACAACAGTAGGCACAGACATTATTACTGCAGGTGATAATAAGCAGATTACCGGTATTATCGTTGGAATCATCCTTGTTGTAGTTTCAATTGGAATTGCCATAATTAGTGCGCGCGTTATTTCAAGACCTATTATTACAGTAACGAATCGTATGCAACGTATTACAGACGGGGATCTAAGTGAGCCAGCACTAGTGGTGAAATCAAGTGATGAAATAGGGCAGCTAACAGAAGCGACCAATACAATGTCAGATATTTTGAATCGTTTTTTAGGACATATCCAGCGAGTATCGAATGATGTAGCTGCGCATAGTGAGGAGCTTATGCAATCAGCAACAGAGGTCAAGACAGGTACACAGCAAATTGTCTCTACCGTCACTGAAATTGCAGGCGGTACAGAATTGCAGGCTAGCAATGCATCAGATGTAGCCACGAATATGATGGAATTTAATACGAAGATGACCGATGTCAATAATAGCAGTAAGTATGTTTATCAGTATTCACAGGATGTCATGGCGTTAACAAAAGAGGGCAAGAGCTTAATGAACGCATCTACAGAGCAGATGACTTCTATCCATGTTATTGTGAAAGATGCAGTTCAAAAGGTAGATGGATTAAGTAAACAAACGCAGAATATATCTAAACTTGTTGCTGTCATACAGGATATCGCTGCACAAACGAACTTATTGGCGCTGAATGCTGCTATTGAAGCGGCACGAGCAGGTGAGCATGGAAAAGGCTTCGCAGTCGTTGCTGATGAGGTACGTAAGCTTGCGGAACAAGTAGCCGTTTCGGTTGACGATATTACAGAAATTGTTCAAAAGGTTCAATTAGACGCTCAGACAGTAACTGCTTCACTCGAGAATGGCTATGGTGAGGTTGAAAAAGGTACAACACAAATTGCATCAACGAATGAAACATTTAATCAAATAACGGAGGCGGTTTCCTCCATGTCTATCAACATAGACAATATGTCCACGAAGCTAGAAGAGGTAGTCCAAAATACGGCTAGCATTCATAAATCAGTGGATGAAATTGCCGCTGTTTCTGAACAATCTGCAGCAGGAATACAAGAAGCATCCGCCACTATTGAACAGGCAGCTACCTCCATGGATGAAATTCAATATAGTTCAGCTAATTTAGCGGAGATGGCAGAGAATTTAAATGATATCATTCAAAAATTTAAATTATCAAATTAG